The genomic window TTTTAACATAAGAAGCTTCAAAATGAGAAATAGCTCTCTCGAAAAACCCACAAAGTTAATTTCTCATTGTCTGCATGGATAAACTAGCTTTAACAGAGAAATTGGTCATTTCATCCTCTTTCACCGATGACCATTTATCTATTTTTCGAGATATGGTTTGTTTTGTTTATCAAAGTTaaacttctaataattaaaatggaattatttttggatttataaTTATCCATAGATTCTATACCTAAGAACATCTGCTGCACGTTCCGGAAACTACTGGACCCCAAAACCCACGCACCCGCTGACGCACACTCTCGGTGCACGTTCTTGTATTATCTTCCCCGCTAACCGCATTCGGTTTCGCACCCACCCTCCGCCGTTCCCTTCCCACCTCTCCTCTCACCTCAAACCCTAATTCGGTGCTCCCTCGTCCTACGGTTattccccccaaaaaaaaactaATTCGGTCCCGGAGGTCTTCTCGAAGGTTTCCACCTCCGATTCTTAAAATTTTGAGTTTGTAGATTTTACGGTtagatttttccttttttttctttggaaCCATATGTTTGTTTTTGTGTTTCTAGTTCGACGATCTTAGGATTAGAATTTTATGGACTGGATACGAATTTGGGATTTTCCCCCACTGTCTTCCTGTTCTTTGGTAGATAAAAgattgctttttcttcttcttttcttttgaaatATACTTTTTTTCAGAAAAGTTTTATTTTGTTGAATCTTCTTGATTTTATTAGTCCatgtatttaattaaaaatatagctCTTCCGTGTTGGGGAACTATATTCAGTGTTAGCTCATTATGTAAAATGATGGAATGGTTGCTGTAGATTGAAATGGCTCTTGCAAGTTTTCAACTTCAGACCGTGTTTATCTTGAGAGAATTATGCATGGAAAATGCTATACCTATTTACGTAGTTACGTGACAAATTATTCCTATTTTTTGGCTCCAATTCTGGTAATAATTTTTAGCCGAGCGTGTTTTTGTccctagaaagagagaaaaaagaggtggcggcatgcataaatcatgggtTTTTGTCAGTACTAGCTTTGGAATTGTTTTGCCTGTCATAAGGATGTTTGACCAGTATGGCTCTTCCATGCTTGTGCTTTTGTTTTTATAAAGGGGCAGGGATAAGGTTTTTGACAAGCTTATGCCTCCTTCATTCCTGACTAGGCTAATGATAGAAATGCTGCAGTTCTTCTGATTGAACTTTGTTTATGATTTGCCCTTCGAATACTGTTGACAGGTTGATTTTGATACTATCAATATCAATTCTTGCAGTACCTTAAAGCGCTTCAGAGTGTTTTGTTCTCGCATTGATGATTATACTACAAGAGGAGTTTATTGATTCATCACTAATTGTAAAGTCATGTGTTTCTAGTTATTATATTTAGTTGTTGGAATTCAAATCTAatgaattttgaaattttagatgCAGCTGCTTGTTGAATATTATGTTTATTTGCCTCTCAATGCATGAATAGTTTTAAATTTGTTATCAACTAGTGTaggtttcatctttttctttttggaagtgTAAAATATTTCCATGACACTAGATGTCAAATTCTGTATCCTCATTATTTCTTTGTTGTGTCCTAAACATTGGTAATGATTATCTTTTTGCTGAACTATTTACTCTTGTTTTGGAAATGTAGGTGCTCTAGTGCATTTCATGAGAGATGACTGATACTTCTGCTGTGGCTAGTTCATCATGTGAGGAACCAAAGAATAACATGCAGAATGGGGATTGCAAAACAAGTGGTGGAAATGATGATAGGACACCTCAAGTTGGAATGACATTTAGATCCTATGATGAAGTGTCAGAGTTTTATAGACAATATGGTAGACATGTAGGGTTTGATGTACGTTTAAAGAGGACGACCTTAAACAAAGCTGGACAATACTATACAGTGGAGTTCATGTGCTCTCGTGGTGGCAAGGGGCGAACAGACCCTAGCTACCTAGCCAGACCAACAGCGAAAACCAATTGTCAGGCTACAATCCTCTTGAAGTTACATGGTGATGGATTATTACATGTGAAGAAAGTTAATCTTGAACACAATCATCCAGTTGATCCTTCTATGGTCAAGTTAAAGAAACATAAAAGGAAGATGTCAAGTGGTATGGGAGAGCATCATGAAGAGAATGAGAAATCAATCATACGAAGGATTAGGAGATGTCAACCGTCATTCCATGAAGGTTGTGCTGAAGGCTTAACTTCTGGTGAGGATTGTGAAGCTCTTAGTAGAAGAGGACACTTGATGCTTCAATCTGGAGATGCTGATGCTATGTATAAGTTCTTTATGCACATGCAGACACAAAATCCAAACTTTTTTTATTCAATAGATTTTGATGGTGAAGGCCGCTTAAGAAATCTACTTTGGGTTGATGCCATGTCAAGGGCTGCATATAAGTATTTTGGAGATGTTCTTTTGTTTGACACAACCTACTTGACAAATGACTATGATTTGCCTCTTGTTCTATTTCTTGGGGTAAATAATCATAGTCAACTAATTTTGCTTGGATGTGGCTTGCTTTCAGAAGAAACTGCTGAGACATACTTTTGGTTATTTAAGACATGGTTAGCTTGCATGTCAAGCCATCCTCCAAATGCCCTAATCACAGACCATTGTGAGGCCATAAAAAATGCAGCTGCAAAGGTATTTCCAGGAGCTTGTCATCGTCTATGCCTTTGGCAAGTAATGAAAAGGATTTCAGAAACATTGAAGGGAAATGAAAGGTGCAAGGAAATAAAAAAGGCATTAGAGAAAGTAATATATAGCTCTTATAGAGCTAATGAGTTCGAAGAGGACTGGATAAAAACCAgtgaaaaatatggacttgataatGAATGGCTCAGTTGGTTGTATGAAAATCGACATTCTTGGGTCCCCCTTTATCTTAAAGATACATTTTGGGCTGGAATGTCCATGACCCGACGTGGCCCCAGCATGTGTGCCTTTTTTGATGGATTTATATATCCTGGAACTTCCTTAAAGCAGTTTCTAAGCTTGTATGAGACTGCTTTACAAAGTAAATATGAAAAGGAAGCTCAAGCTGATTATGAGTC from Elaeis guineensis isolate ETL-2024a chromosome 9, EG11, whole genome shotgun sequence includes these protein-coding regions:
- the LOC105051496 gene encoding protein FAR1-RELATED SEQUENCE 6 isoform X1, whose translation is MTDTSAVASSSCEEPKNNMQNGDCKTSGGNDDRTPQVGMTFRSYDEVSEFYRQYGRHVGFDVRLKRTTLNKAGQYYTVEFMCSRGGKGRTDPSYLARPTAKTNCQATILLKLHGDGLLHVKKVNLEHNHPVDPSMVKLKKHKRKMSSGMGEHHEENEKSIIRRIRRCQPSFHEGCAEGLTSGEDCEALSRRGHLMLQSGDADAMYKFFMHMQTQNPNFFYSIDFDGEGRLRNLLWVDAMSRAAYKYFGDVLLFDTTYLTNDYDLPLVLFLGVNNHSQLILLGCGLLSEETAETYFWLFKTWLACMSSHPPNALITDHCEAIKNAAAKVFPGACHRLCLWQVMKRISETLKGNERCKEIKKALEKVIYSSYRANEFEEDWIKTSEKYGLDNEWLSWLYENRHSWVPLYLKDTFWAGMSMTRRGPSMCAFFDGFIYPGTSLKQFLSLYETALQSKYEKEAQADYESFNRGRNLISKFYMEEQLFELYTHNMFKEFQEELKTTIYCNVSLVKDDRPVSTFEIKESIFLEDGSVTEYKGFEVSYNSEEQEIQCLCRSFQFRGILCRHALSVFKLQVHVIPSRYIVDRWRKDVKLLHALAQSSDDSVANNRLERYNNLVIRCFQLVEVGMTSDDRYRLALNATGELEKFLLNNSTCGNMQVKIVPCETKTNENAENPAVSQLGTTEGDKVLNSLQGKRRGRPPKKRKESDTDTSALSDKKMNDLRTLCVESQNERLLVAPPTLHIGSNIGAQESLVLMGEVSPNDFSLGSHYGVQVDHQHQNGSQSRIFSSDMFQGQFAETVENQSRMQWIHPHMLQSKEFSLQRDFNMIVHGSGGCDQQTGSSITNGNS
- the LOC105051496 gene encoding protein FAR1-RELATED SEQUENCE 6 isoform X2: MTDTSAVASSSCEEPKNNMQNGDCKTSGGNDDRTPQVGMTFRSYDEVSEFYRQYGRHVGFDVRLKRTTLNKAGQYYTVEFMCSRGGKGRTDPSYLARPTAKTNCQATILLKLHGDGLLHVKKVNLEHNHPVDPSMVKLKKHKRKMSSGMGEHHEENEKSIIRRIRRCQPSFHEGCAEGLTSGEDCEALSRRGHLMLQSGDADAMYKFFMHMQTQNPNFFYSIDFDGEGRLRNLLWVDAMSRAAYKYFGDVLLFDTTYLTNDYDLPLVLFLGVNNHSQLILLGCGLLSEETAETYFWLFKTWLACMSSHPPNALITDHCEAIKNAAAKVFPGACHRLCLWQVMKRISETLKGNERCKEIKKALEKVIYSSYRANEFEEDWIKTSEKYGLDNEWLSWLYENRHSWVPLYLKDTFWAGMSMTRRGPSMCAFFDGFIYPGTSLKQFLSLYETALQSKYEKEAQADYESFNRGRNLISKFYMEEQLFELYTHNMFKEFQEELKTTIYCNVSLVKDDRPVSTFEIKESIFLEDGSVTEYKGFEVSYNSEEQEIQCLCRSFQFRGILCRHALSVFKLQVHVIPSRYIVDRWRKDVKLLHALAQSSDDSVANNRLERYNNLVIRCFQLVEVGMTSDDRYRLALNATGELEKFLLNNSTCGNMQVKIVPCETKTNENAENPAVSQLGTTEGDKVLNSLQGKRRGRPPKKRKESDTDTSALSDKKMNDLRTLCVESQNERLLVAPPTLHIGSNIGAQESLVLMGEVSPNDFSLGSHYGVQVDHQHQNGSQSRIFSSDMFQGQFAETVENQSRMQWIHPHMLQEAQLPTATPDQTTGRGGGIQLQN
- the LOC105051496 gene encoding protein FAR1-RELATED SEQUENCE 6 isoform X3, whose product is MTDTSAVASSSCEEPKNNMQNGDCKTSGGNDDRTPQVGMTFRSYDEVSEFYRQYGRHVGFDVRLKRTTLNKAGQYYTVEFMCSRGGKGRTDPSYLARPTAKTNCQATILLKLHGDGLLHVKKVNLEHNHPVDPSMVKLKKHKRKMSSGMGEHHEENEKSIIRRIRRCQPSFHEGCAEGLTSGEDCEALSRRGHLMLQSGDADAMYKFFMHMQTQNPNFFYSIDFDGEGRLRNLLWVDAMSRAAYKYFGDVLLFDTTYLTNDYDLPLVLFLGVNNHSQLILLGCGLLSEETAETYFWLFKTWLACMSSHPPNALITDHCEAIKNAAAKVFPGACHRLCLWQVMKRISETLKGNERCKEIKKALEKVIYSSYRANEFEEDWIKTSEKYGLDNEWLSWLYENRHSWVPLYLKDTFWAGMSMTRRGPSMCAFFDGFIYPGTSLKQFLSLYETALQSKYEKEAQADYESFNRGRNLISKFYMEEQLFELYTHNMFKEFQEELKTTIYCNVSLVKDDRPVSTFEIKESIFLEDGSVTEYKGFEVSYNSEEQEIQCLCRSFQFRGILCRHALSVFKLQVHVIPSRYIVDRWRKDVKLLHALAQSSDDSVANNRLERYNNLVIRCFQLVEVGMTSDDRYRLALNATGELEKFLLNNSTCGNMQVKIVPCETKTNENAENPAVSQLGTTEGDKVLNSLQGKRRGRPPKKRKESDTDTSALSDKKMNDLRTLCVESQNERLLVAPPTLHIGSNIGAQESLVLMGEVSPNDFSLGSHYGVQVDHQHQNGSQSRIFSSDMFQFMFLIN